In Flavobacterium okayamense, a single window of DNA contains:
- a CDS encoding ATP-binding protein yields MINKRLLIKNLLAHNDENSFYDKKRQLNLHTKEGKAKFLKHICALSNSNPVNNSYILVGVEDETNEIVGDDFFDDSRIQNLVNAYLENPPKIQYENIPFPNLDKSKVVGLITIKPKSKTSYFKKGIYTIPAKTHFVRVGSNSMPTEDKIPFSKLNTETVISIENNSRNSIEHTLDGVLDFINNRHNDLHHKYKVFKELFVVCWAGNKRKVRDKIFYSRVDIELINEQVKLFYSAQDDVVIEYDETSFTTIEYVPLGINDKTSYYPLEKVTITFFDNGYYKIENEMLFEPPQYNRKLLHHIYNANLSLLKKLENGLSLTPREASDLLILPSTLMICYLNGFDEAKQKLIEAKRVLKELENQEAYIAFKEAMRVLRKMKYN; encoded by the coding sequence ATGATAAACAAGCGCTTACTTATCAAAAATTTATTAGCTCACAATGATGAGAATTCCTTTTATGATAAAAAGCGTCAATTGAATCTTCACACAAAAGAAGGTAAAGCAAAGTTTTTAAAACATATTTGTGCTTTATCAAACTCTAATCCAGTAAATAATTCCTATATTTTAGTTGGCGTAGAAGATGAAACTAATGAAATTGTAGGTGATGATTTTTTTGATGATAGTCGTATTCAAAATTTAGTAAATGCTTATTTAGAAAATCCTCCAAAAATTCAATACGAAAACATTCCTTTTCCAAATTTAGACAAATCTAAAGTTGTGGGTTTAATAACCATTAAACCTAAAAGTAAAACATCTTATTTTAAAAAAGGAATTTACACTATTCCTGCAAAAACACACTTTGTTAGGGTTGGTAGTAACTCTATGCCAACAGAAGATAAAATTCCGTTTTCAAAATTAAATACAGAAACTGTTATCAGTATCGAAAATAATTCAAGAAACAGCATTGAACACACTTTAGATGGTGTATTAGATTTTATAAATAATAGACATAACGATCTACATCATAAATACAAGGTTTTTAAGGAGCTTTTTGTTGTATGTTGGGCAGGAAACAAACGAAAGGTTCGCGATAAAATTTTTTATTCTAGAGTAGATATTGAATTAATAAATGAGCAAGTAAAATTATTTTATTCGGCTCAAGACGATGTTGTAATTGAATATGATGAAACGTCTTTTACAACTATTGAATATGTTCCGCTTGGTATAAATGATAAAACCAGTTATTATCCTTTGGAAAAAGTAACCATTACATTTTTTGACAATGGTTATTATAAAATTGAAAACGAAATGCTTTTTGAACCGCCTCAATACAATAGAAAATTACTGCATCATATTTACAATGCTAATCTGAGTTTGTTAAAAAAACTTGAAAATGGTTTAAGTCTCACTCCAAGAGAAGCTTCTGACTTACTAATTTTACCTTCGACTTTGATGATTTGCTATTTAAATGGATTTGATGAAGCGAAGCAAAAACTAATTGAGGCAAAAAGAGTTTTAAAGGAATTAGAAAATCAAGAAGCTTACATTGCCTTTAAAGAGGCTATGAGAGTGTTGCGAAAAATGAAATATAACTAA
- a CDS encoding vWA domain-containing protein, which produces MYQLEEPKYLYLLALVGILVALFLFQLIWKRRKQREFANDDLLRKLAPDTSTFKPILKFVTVALALVALIIALVNPKIGTKMETVKRQGIDIVFAVDISKSMLAEDVAPNRLEKAKQLVSQIINNLGNDRIGIVGYAGSAYPVLPMTTDYSIAKMYLQNMNTDMVSSQGTALNDAIRMATQFFDSDETSKLIVLISDGEDHGDGAEDASLIAEELGIKIITIGVGTPNGGPIPIKGYNGQVTEYKKDKEGEVVITKLNQETLETIAENASGGYVSGNSTKDVVNQIKNALDNIEKTEFETQQIAEYQTQYQWFIGIAFVLLLLDIFFLERKTSWLQKLNLFNER; this is translated from the coding sequence ATGTATCAATTAGAAGAACCAAAATATTTATATCTTTTAGCGCTGGTAGGCATACTCGTAGCTTTGTTTTTGTTTCAATTAATTTGGAAACGAAGAAAGCAACGCGAATTCGCTAATGACGATTTATTGCGCAAATTAGCACCTGATACTTCTACGTTTAAACCAATTTTAAAGTTTGTTACCGTTGCTTTAGCTTTAGTTGCTTTAATTATTGCTTTGGTTAATCCAAAAATCGGAACCAAAATGGAAACTGTAAAGCGACAAGGTATAGATATTGTTTTTGCAGTAGATATTTCAAAAAGTATGTTGGCCGAAGATGTTGCGCCAAACCGTTTAGAAAAAGCAAAACAATTGGTTAGCCAAATCATTAATAATTTAGGAAACGACCGAATTGGAATTGTAGGTTATGCTGGAAGTGCTTATCCAGTTTTACCAATGACGACCGATTACAGCATTGCAAAAATGTACTTGCAAAACATGAATACTGATATGGTTTCATCGCAAGGAACAGCGTTAAACGATGCGATTCGTATGGCGACTCAGTTTTTCGATTCTGATGAAACAAGCAAACTAATTGTTTTAATTTCAGATGGGGAAGATCATGGAGATGGAGCAGAAGACGCCAGCTTAATTGCCGAAGAATTAGGTATAAAAATCATTACAATTGGTGTTGGAACTCCTAATGGTGGACCAATTCCAATTAAAGGATACAACGGTCAAGTTACTGAATATAAAAAAGATAAAGAAGGCGAAGTAGTTATCACTAAGTTGAACCAAGAAACTTTAGAAACTATTGCTGAAAACGCTAGTGGCGGATATGTTTCTGGAAATTCGACAAAAGACGTGGTAAACCAAATTAAAAATGCCTTAGATAATATTGAAAAAACAGAATTTGAAACCCAACAAATAGCAGAATATCAAACGCAATATCAATGGTTTATTGGAATAGCTTTTGTGTTATTGTTATTAGATATATTCTTTTTAGAACGTAAAACAAGTTGGTTACAAAAATTGAATTTATTCAACGAGAGATAG
- a CDS encoding AAA family ATPase: MEENTATLDIRAINEKIERESAFVDLLTMEMNKVIVGQKQMIERLLIGLLGQGHILLEGVPGLAKTLAINTLSQAVHGTFSRIQFTPDLLPADVVGTMIYNIKANDFSIKKGPIFANFVLADEINRAPAKVQSALLEAMQEKQVTIGDETFKLDKPFLVMATQNPVEQEGTYPLPEAQVDRFMLKVVIDYPKMEDERLVIRQNLAGSFEKVNQVVSLEQILRAQQAVREVYMDEKIEKYILDIIFATRYPEKYNLESLKPLISFGASPRGSINLATAAKCYAFIKRRGYVIPEDVRAVVHDVLRHRIGITYEAEAENITSVEIINKIVNQVEVP; the protein is encoded by the coding sequence ATGGAAGAGAATACTGCTACTTTAGACATTCGTGCAATAAATGAAAAAATAGAAAGAGAAAGTGCATTTGTTGATTTGCTAACAATGGAAATGAATAAAGTTATTGTTGGGCAGAAACAAATGATAGAAAGATTATTAATTGGTTTGTTAGGCCAAGGACATATTTTGTTAGAAGGTGTTCCTGGTTTGGCAAAAACTTTAGCAATTAATACATTATCACAAGCGGTTCACGGTACGTTTAGCCGAATTCAGTTTACACCCGATTTATTACCTGCCGATGTTGTAGGAACGATGATTTACAACATTAAAGCCAACGATTTCTCGATAAAGAAAGGACCTATTTTTGCCAATTTCGTTTTAGCCGATGAAATTAACCGTGCTCCAGCAAAAGTACAATCTGCATTGTTAGAAGCCATGCAAGAAAAACAAGTAACCATTGGTGATGAAACGTTTAAGTTAGATAAACCGTTTTTAGTAATGGCAACTCAAAACCCTGTTGAGCAAGAAGGAACTTATCCGTTACCTGAAGCGCAAGTTGACCGTTTTATGTTGAAAGTGGTTATCGATTACCCTAAAATGGAAGACGAACGTTTAGTAATTCGTCAAAATTTGGCAGGAAGTTTCGAAAAAGTAAACCAAGTGGTTTCTTTAGAACAAATTTTAAGAGCACAACAAGCGGTTCGAGAGGTTTACATGGACGAAAAAATCGAAAAATACATTTTAGACATTATTTTCGCAACTCGTTATCCAGAAAAATACAATTTAGAAAGTCTAAAACCATTAATTAGTTTCGGAGCTTCTCCACGTGGAAGTATTAATTTAGCAACAGCTGCTAAATGTTATGCATTCATCAAGCGTAGAGGTTATGTAATTCCAGAAGATGTTCGTGCAGTAGTCCACGATGTATTACGTCACAGAATTGGGATTACTTACGAAGCCGAAGCTGAAAATATCACTTCAGTTGAAATTATTAACAAAATTGTGAATCAAGTAGAAGTGCCATAA
- a CDS encoding BatD family protein, whose amino-acid sequence MKLNKDFNSSILNNTILSYRAKLRCLIILLFLATSFSFSQSITSSIDSTEIKIGSQFNLTIKANVKPTDRVVFPEGQMFGALEVLESNPVDTIKLEGKFELIKKYGLTQFDSGRYVVPPLNVIINEKAIKTDSFPIVVNNVVVDTIKQQMFDIKPIVKVEEPTSYWWLWLLLFVLAACALGYGLYYFIKKRQTKQNEKEAVLYASPIEKALAQLQQLEEKELWQHGETKAYYSELTDITRTYIEEAVDVPAMESTSTELYDALVVAIRNKKIKLSRETLEQFKKVMSNADLVKFAKSKPLDFEIENDKKTIDTFLMSLDKAIPRTEDETQDLFAEELKRKKDRKQKLQRIWIPITTVVMLLGIVGVFFLVTKGTEFARENFLGHNAKSLLNEEWITSDYGDPAITVSTPKVLKRYIDEKVQNNLPANVKSTANFMYGSLTDNFSIVLKTVAFKDTTKVDLDFALENNLKQLELMGANNLIVKTDDFEDPKGLTGKKAEGTFVAINPITKETAKMVYQVLVFAQSGGGQELWLVCKEDDEYAIEIMKRVLDSIELKKAIPNE is encoded by the coding sequence ATGAAACTAAATAAAGATTTCAATAGTAGTATTCTAAATAACACGATTTTGTCATATCGAGCGAAGTTGAGATGTCTCATAATTTTATTATTCTTAGCAACTTCATTTTCATTCTCTCAATCGATAACATCTTCAATTGATTCAACAGAGATTAAAATTGGTTCTCAATTTAATTTAACCATAAAAGCGAATGTTAAACCAACCGATAGAGTGGTTTTTCCTGAAGGACAAATGTTTGGTGCTTTAGAAGTTTTAGAATCAAATCCTGTAGATACAATAAAGCTTGAAGGGAAATTCGAATTGATAAAAAAATACGGATTAACACAATTCGATTCCGGTCGATATGTGGTTCCACCATTAAATGTTATCATTAACGAAAAAGCTATAAAAACCGATTCATTCCCAATTGTTGTAAACAATGTTGTAGTCGATACTATAAAACAACAAATGTTTGATATTAAACCAATTGTTAAAGTTGAAGAGCCTACGAGTTATTGGTGGTTATGGTTGTTGTTATTTGTCTTAGCTGCTTGCGCATTAGGTTATGGTTTGTATTATTTTATAAAGAAAAGACAAACGAAACAAAATGAAAAAGAAGCGGTTTTATATGCATCACCAATAGAAAAAGCTTTAGCACAATTACAGCAATTAGAGGAAAAAGAATTGTGGCAACATGGTGAAACCAAAGCATATTATTCTGAACTAACAGATATAACACGAACTTATATCGAAGAGGCGGTAGATGTTCCTGCCATGGAAAGTACTTCTACAGAATTATACGATGCTTTAGTGGTTGCCATTCGAAATAAAAAAATCAAACTGAGCAGAGAAACATTAGAACAATTCAAAAAAGTAATGTCTAATGCTGATTTAGTTAAGTTCGCGAAATCTAAACCGCTTGATTTCGAAATTGAAAACGATAAAAAAACAATCGATACGTTCTTAATGTCTTTAGATAAGGCTATTCCTAGAACAGAAGACGAAACGCAAGATTTGTTTGCAGAAGAATTAAAACGCAAAAAAGACCGTAAACAAAAATTACAAAGAATCTGGATTCCTATTACAACTGTAGTTATGTTATTAGGTATTGTAGGTGTATTCTTTTTAGTTACCAAAGGAACTGAATTTGCCAGAGAAAACTTTTTAGGTCACAATGCCAAATCATTATTAAACGAAGAATGGATTACATCCGATTACGGAGATCCTGCAATAACGGTTTCTACACCTAAAGTTTTAAAAAGATATATCGACGAAAAAGTTCAAAACAATTTGCCAGCCAACGTAAAATCAACGGCAAACTTCATGTACGGAAGTTTAACCGATAATTTTTCAATTGTTTTAAAAACGGTTGCTTTTAAAGATACGACTAAAGTTGATTTAGACTTTGCTTTAGAAAATAATTTAAAGCAATTGGAATTAATGGGCGCTAACAATTTAATTGTTAAAACCGATGATTTTGAAGACCCAAAAGGTTTAACGGGTAAAAAAGCGGAAGGAACATTTGTAGCTATAAATCCAATTACTAAAGAAACGGCTAAAATGGTTTACCAAGTATTGGTTTTTGCGCAAAGTGGCGGTGGACAAGAATTATGGTTGGTTTGTAAGGAAGATGATGAATATGCAATCGAAATAATGAAACGAGTTTTAGATTCTATTGAACTGAAAAAAGCAATACCAAATGAATAA
- a CDS encoding vWA domain-containing protein — MNNVTFLHPEFFWLFLALPLAIVWYWFKRNKLNATLKISSTETFKNGTFLSKLYPFLFVLRLLALSSIIVALARPRSVDVSAKSRVTKGIDIVMTIDVSGSMLARDLKPNRLEALKRVASTFIQDRINDRIGLVVYAGESYTRTPVTSDKEMVLQSLKTIEYDDSILADGTGIGVGLATAINRLKDSKAKSRIVILLTDGVNNAGTIDPRMAADIAKEYGIKVYTIGIGTNGNAPFPYAKDPRTGQFLFRNMPVEIDEALMKEIAKTTEGKYFRATTNKKLEEIYNEINKLETTEIQEQKYFNYDEKFKPFVGLALLLLALELLLKNTVFRGFL; from the coding sequence ATGAATAATGTAACTTTTTTACATCCTGAATTTTTCTGGTTGTTTTTGGCTTTGCCATTAGCAATAGTTTGGTATTGGTTCAAAAGAAACAAGCTAAATGCAACTTTAAAAATTAGTTCAACCGAAACCTTTAAAAATGGAACTTTTTTATCAAAACTATATCCCTTTTTATTTGTTTTACGATTGTTAGCATTAAGTTCAATAATTGTTGCGTTGGCTCGTCCAAGAAGCGTAGATGTTTCAGCTAAATCTCGAGTTACCAAAGGAATCGATATTGTAATGACAATTGATGTTTCCGGAAGTATGTTAGCTAGAGATTTAAAACCAAATCGATTAGAAGCGCTAAAACGAGTTGCTTCCACTTTCATTCAAGACCGAATTAACGATAGAATTGGATTGGTTGTTTACGCAGGAGAAAGTTATACGAGAACTCCAGTTACTTCTGATAAAGAAATGGTTTTACAATCTTTAAAGACTATCGAGTACGACGATTCAATTTTAGCCGATGGAACTGGAATTGGTGTTGGTTTAGCTACAGCCATTAACCGATTAAAAGATAGCAAAGCAAAGAGTAGAATTGTTATTTTATTAACCGATGGTGTAAATAATGCAGGAACTATCGATCCTCGTATGGCGGCTGATATTGCAAAAGAGTATGGAATTAAAGTATACACGATTGGAATTGGAACAAATGGTAATGCGCCTTTTCCTTATGCAAAAGACCCAAGAACAGGTCAGTTTTTGTTCCGAAATATGCCTGTGGAAATTGATGAAGCTTTAATGAAAGAGATTGCAAAAACGACTGAAGGGAAATATTTTAGAGCAACAACAAATAAAAAATTGGAAGAAATTTATAACGAAATTAATAAGCTTGAAACAACAGAAATTCAAGAACAAAAGTATTTTAATTACGACGAAAAATTTAAACCATTTGTTGGTTTAGCATTGTTATTATTAGCATTAGAATTACTATTAAAAAATACTGTTTTTAGAGGATTTTTATAA
- a CDS encoding response regulator, whose amino-acid sequence MEENKLNIFMIDDHPMIIEGYKSILSFNEMGLTFNYTTAFSCKEAYQVLQKSTISTFDVVFLDLSLPPYEEEKILSGEDLAAIIKQKLPETKIIILTSHAEAFMLYDLKKKIKPNGLLVKSDFSAEELLSAFEHIIQGKIYESKTVSEGINEILSTGSNNVLLDEQNREIIRLLSQGVLTKNIPQYLNLGQSAVDKRKAQIKECFSIVGGSDEDIVREAKKHGFI is encoded by the coding sequence ATGGAAGAAAACAAGTTAAATATTTTTATGATTGACGATCACCCCATGATAATTGAGGGTTATAAAAGTATATTATCTTTTAATGAAATGGGGTTAACATTTAATTACACAACTGCTTTTTCCTGTAAAGAAGCTTATCAAGTTCTTCAAAAATCTACGATTTCTACTTTTGATGTTGTCTTTCTTGATTTAAGCCTACCACCATATGAAGAAGAGAAAATACTTTCGGGTGAAGATTTAGCGGCAATCATAAAACAGAAACTTCCTGAAACTAAAATAATAATACTTACTTCTCATGCTGAAGCGTTTATGCTTTATGATTTAAAGAAAAAAATAAAACCTAACGGACTTTTGGTTAAAAGTGATTTCTCTGCAGAAGAACTTTTGTCTGCATTTGAGCATATTATCCAAGGTAAAATTTATGAAAGTAAAACGGTTTCTGAAGGTATAAATGAGATTCTTTCAACAGGATCAAATAATGTACTTTTAGATGAGCAAAACAGAGAAATAATTAGATTACTATCTCAAGGTGTTTTAACTAAAAATATTCCACAGTATTTAAATCTTGGTCAAAGTGCTGTTGATAAACGAAAAGCACAAATAAAAGAATGCTTTTCTATCGTAGGCGGAAGTGATGAAGATATAGTAAGAGAAGCTAAAAAGCACGGTTTCATCTAG
- a CDS encoding aldo/keto reductase → MKFTPIIAGVMNWGVWDKNLDIKSMEKLIHTFMNQNITSFDHADIYGGYTTEESFGKAFKSSGIQREAVQLISKCGIKYLSEKRSYQIKHYDYSKEYILWSVDESLKNLQTDYLDLLLLHRPSPLLKPEEVAEAVSILKERGKIKHFGLSNFLPHQTDLVKQYVDVEVNQIQFSATHHFPLTDGQLDYMLLNQIKPMAWNPLGSVFKENNEQTLCLKNLLADLIIKYEVSADIILLRWILQHPSQVIPVIGTANHDRIENLKKLDSFQLETEDWFKIWTTSLGHKVP, encoded by the coding sequence ATGAAGTTTACACCAATAATCGCTGGCGTTATGAATTGGGGGGTTTGGGATAAAAACCTAGACATAAAATCAATGGAAAAACTGATTCATACTTTTATGAATCAAAATATTACCAGTTTTGATCATGCTGATATTTATGGTGGTTATACAACTGAAGAAAGTTTCGGGAAAGCCTTTAAAAGTTCTGGAATTCAAAGAGAAGCTGTTCAATTAATTTCAAAATGTGGAATTAAATATTTATCTGAAAAACGAAGTTATCAAATAAAACATTACGATTACTCCAAAGAATATATCTTATGGAGTGTTGATGAATCGTTAAAAAATTTACAAACCGACTATTTAGATTTACTTTTATTACATAGACCTAGTCCACTTCTAAAACCTGAAGAAGTTGCGGAAGCCGTTTCAATTTTAAAAGAGAGAGGGAAAATAAAGCACTTTGGATTATCTAATTTTTTACCTCATCAAACCGACTTAGTAAAGCAATATGTTGATGTAGAAGTAAATCAAATTCAATTTTCTGCAACCCATCATTTTCCTTTAACTGATGGACAGTTAGATTATATGCTTTTAAATCAAATAAAACCGATGGCTTGGAATCCTTTAGGAAGTGTTTTTAAAGAAAATAATGAACAAACTTTATGTCTTAAAAATTTACTTGCCGATTTAATTATTAAATATGAAGTATCTGCTGACATTATTCTTTTAAGATGGATTTTACAACATCCTTCTCAAGTAATTCCGGTTATTGGTACTGCCAATCATGATAGAATTGAGAATCTAAAGAAGTTAGATTCATTTCAATTAGAGACTGAAGATTGGTTTAAAATTTGGACTACGAGTTTGGGACACAAAGTTCCCTAA
- a CDS encoding tetratricopeptide repeat protein, which yields MEKIIVGIAILISSLVFAQNKDQKLYDGVVSFDEKNYIQSESDFRISQSKNKEQKATAEYNLGNSIYRQNNPGEAKYKFYNAVEVAKTKEEKHRAYHNLGNAFMLEENYQDAVTAYKNALRNNPYDEETRYNYALAKQKLKENPPQGNNDKDKKGGNDKNDQQNQKQNQDKDKGDNKDKQDKGKDQDKKENDKGDNEKDKKEDGKDKEDKGKGDDKEDQQKPQPKPSGANKQQIENLLEAVNNAEKKIQDKINAQKVKAQPATNDKDW from the coding sequence ATGGAGAAGATTATAGTAGGAATAGCAATTTTAATTTCATCATTGGTTTTTGCACAAAACAAAGATCAAAAGTTATATGATGGAGTAGTTTCTTTTGATGAAAAAAATTACATTCAATCAGAATCTGATTTCCGAATTTCGCAATCTAAAAATAAAGAACAAAAAGCAACTGCAGAATATAATCTAGGAAACAGTATTTATCGCCAAAACAATCCTGGTGAAGCCAAGTATAAATTTTACAACGCAGTTGAAGTTGCAAAAACTAAAGAAGAAAAACATCGTGCGTATCATAATTTAGGTAATGCATTTATGTTGGAAGAAAATTATCAAGATGCGGTAACGGCTTATAAAAATGCATTGCGCAATAATCCTTATGATGAAGAAACGCGTTACAATTATGCTTTAGCGAAACAAAAATTAAAAGAAAATCCGCCTCAAGGGAATAATGACAAAGACAAAAAAGGTGGAAACGATAAAAACGACCAACAAAACCAAAAACAGAATCAAGACAAGGATAAAGGAGACAATAAAGACAAGCAAGATAAAGGGAAAGATCAAGATAAAAAAGAAAACGACAAAGGGGATAACGAAAAGGATAAAAAAGAAGACGGAAAGGATAAAGAAGATAAAGGGAAAGGCGATGACAAAGAAGACCAACAAAAGCCTCAACCAAAACCTAGTGGAGCCAATAAACAACAAATAGAGAATTTATTGGAAGCAGTAAACAATGCCGAAAAGAAAATTCAAGATAAAATAAATGCCCAAAAAGTAAAAGCACAACCCGCAACAAACGATAAAGATTGGTAA
- a CDS encoding DUF58 domain-containing protein produces MDTKEILKKVRKIEIKTRRLSDHIFSGEYHTSFKGRGMTFSEVRQYQYGDDVRAIDWNVTARYNEPYIKVFEEERELTMMLMVDCSGSESFGTQNQLKSEVVTEIAATLAFSSTQNNDKVGLILFSDEIELFIPPKKGKSHVLRIIRELIEFQPKSKKTDIAQALKFLSSVMKKKAIVFMISDFMSKDYEHTLKIASKKHDVTGIRVFDKREESLPNLGLVNMLDAESGKTMLVDTSSKKLRQNYEINYRTNVNYFTSIFSKCGAGAVSSRVDESYVTKLLGYFKARN; encoded by the coding sequence ATGGATACTAAAGAAATTCTTAAAAAAGTACGTAAGATTGAAATAAAAACCCGAAGATTGAGCGATCATATCTTTTCGGGAGAATACCATACGTCTTTTAAAGGACGCGGGATGACTTTTTCTGAAGTACGCCAATATCAATACGGAGACGATGTTAGAGCTATTGATTGGAATGTAACTGCTCGTTACAATGAACCTTATATAAAAGTTTTTGAAGAAGAAAGAGAATTAACCATGATGTTAATGGTCGATTGTAGTGGTTCGGAGAGTTTTGGAACGCAAAATCAATTAAAAAGTGAAGTGGTTACTGAAATTGCAGCAACTTTAGCTTTTTCTTCTACTCAAAATAATGATAAAGTAGGTTTAATTCTATTTTCAGATGAAATTGAATTATTTATTCCGCCTAAAAAAGGAAAATCTCATGTGTTGAGGATCATTCGTGAATTGATAGAATTTCAACCAAAAAGTAAAAAAACAGATATTGCTCAAGCTTTAAAATTCTTGTCAAGTGTCATGAAGAAAAAAGCAATTGTGTTTATGATTTCCGATTTTATGTCGAAAGATTACGAACATACTTTGAAAATTGCATCAAAAAAACACGATGTAACAGGAATTAGAGTTTTTGACAAACGTGAGGAAAGCCTACCCAATTTAGGTTTAGTAAACATGTTAGATGCCGAATCGGGTAAAACAATGTTGGTTGATACTTCATCTAAAAAGTTACGCCAAAACTACGAGATAAATTACCGCACAAATGTAAATTATTTTACAAGTATTTTTTCAAAGTGTGGCGCCGGAGCAGTAAGTTCAAGGGTTGATGAAAGTTATGTAACAAAACTTTTAGGATATTTTAAAGCAAGAAATTAG